The DNA segment TTAGATGATTAATTGTGATATTTTAGTATACACAAATTTTCATACCAAGTTAAATACAATATTGTGAAACTTTGTAGTGGTGGTTGGTTTGTTgatttcatatctttttttttaatgtaggAGCGAGTGCGTCGACCAGTCCATGATGAAGACCTGAGCAACGCAATTGTCCTTTTTGCCCTTGAACATCGCCATAAATGACGAGAACACCTGACATCCGACGTGGCATACTCGCCACCGTGGCCATCACGATTCTCCTCTCACTCTTCCCGCCAAATGTCGTTGCGACCGTTGAGAAACAAGCTCTGTTTCGCTTCAAGAACCGTCTCAACGACCCTCACGACGTTCTCCGCTCATGGAAACCCTCCGACTCTCCCTGCAACTTCCACGGCGTCACGTGCAACCCACTCTCCGGCGAAGTCACCGGAATCTCTTTAGAAAACGCGAACCTCTCCGGTTCAATTTCTCCGGCGATCTCCTCTCTCTCAAAGCTCTCCACTTTATCGCTCCCCTTCAATCTAATCTCCGGCGGTATCCCGCCGGAGATCCTCAACTGCACGAACCTCAGAGTCCTGAACCTCACCACGAACCGTCTCTCCGGTGCCATCCCTGACTTCTCCCCTCTGAAGAACCTAGAAGTCCTCGACGTCTCCGTGAACTTCCTCACCGGAGAGTTTCAGAGCTGGGTCGGGAACTTGACTCGGTTGGTCTCGCTCGGTCTCGGCAACAACAACTACGAACAAggcgagatccccaagagtcttGGCGCCTTAAAGGAGCTGGCGTGGCTCTACTTGGCCCGTTCCAACTTAACCGGAACCATTCCAGACTCCATCTTCGATCTAATCTCTCTCGACACTTTCGACATCGCCAGGAACTCGATCTCCGGTGAGTTCCCAGTCTCGATCACGAGACTGGCGAACCTCACCAAAATCGAGCTGTACGAAAACAGACTCACCGGCGAAATCCCGCCGCAGATCAAGAACCTGACTCGTCTCCGAGAGCTCGACGTCTCTATGAACCAACTCAGCGGCGCGTTGCCTCGAGAGCTCGGAGCTCTCGAGGAGCTAAGAGTCTTCCACTGCCATCAAAACAACTTCACCGGAGACTTCCCTTCCGGTTTCGGAGAAATGCGTTTCCTCTCTTCGCTATCAATCTACAGAAACAACTTCTCCGGTAACTTTCCGGCGAACACCGGCCGGTTCTCGCCGTTGGACACGGTGGACATATCCGAGAACATGTTCACAGGTCCGTTCCCTCGGTTCTTATGCCAAAACAATAAACTACTATTCTTGCTCGCCTTAGAGAATGATTTCTCCGGCGAGATTCCGGGAACCTACGCCGGTTGCAAGTCTCTTCTGAGACTCAGGATTAACCAGAACCGGTTTACTGGTCATGTTCCCGAAGGCTTCTGGTCTCTGCCGCTAGCGAAGATGATCGATCTCAGCGATAACCGTCTCACCGGAGAGATCTCTCCTCAGATCGGACTCTCAACGGAGCTGAGCCAGCTGATCTTGCAGAACAATAGATTCTCCGGGAAGATTCCGGCGGAGGTAGGGAAGCTGACGAATATAGAGAGGATTTATCTGAGCAACAACAGTTTTTCCGGCGAGATTCCTACGGAGATCGGGGGTTTGAAACAGCTGTCTTCTCTCCATCTTGAAAACAATTCATTAACAGGTTCGATCCCTGTCGGGTTGACGAACTGCGTCAGGCTTGTTGATCTGAATCTTGCTGAGAACTCTTTGACCGGTGAGATCCCTAACGGTTTGTCTCAGATCGGTTCTTTAAACTCGTTAGACCTCTCAGGGAACGATCTAACAGGGGAGATCCCGGCGAGTTTAGTGAAGTTAAAGCTGAGTTTTATAGATTTGTCTGAGAATCAGCTCTCGGGAAGAATACCACCGGATCTTTTGGCCGTGGGAGGAACCATGGCCTTCTCACGCAACGAGAAGCTTTGCGTGGACGACCATGACGTCAAAGAAAGCGAGAAGCATGTTTTGAGTTTATGCACTGGTGACCAACACGTGCACAAGAGCCGATCTCTAGACGGAACTCTCTTGTTCTTGTCTCTTGCAATAGCACTAGTGGTGCTAGTCACTGGTCTTTTCTCGTTGCGTTACAGATTAGTGAAGATACGTGAGGAAAATAAAGATATCAACAAGGCGGATGCGAAGTGGAAGATTGCGTCTTTccatcagatggagcttgacgCTGAGGAGATTTGTAGATTGGAGGAAGATCATGTGATAGGAGCTGGAAGTGCGGGGAAAGTGTACCGTGTTGATCTGAAAAAAGGTGGTGGGACGGTGGCGGTTAAGTGGTTgagaagaggaggagaagaagaaagcaatGAAACAGAGGTCTCTGTTTCAGAAATGGAGATTCTTGGGAAGATCAGACATAGAAACGTGTTGAAACTCTACGCTTGTCTGGTCGGAAGAGGTTCTAGTTACTTGGTGTTTGAGTTCATGGAGAATGGGAACTTGTATCAAGCTCTTCGCCGGAGTATCAAAGGTGGATTACCTGAACTAGATTGGCATAAGAGGTATTGTCTGGTCTCAAATGGTTTAAGTATGGATCCAAGACTATACAATAGATAGATAAATGTTTTGAATATGTTGTCCCTTTTGTCGAAACAGGTATAAAATCGCGGTAGGGGCATCTAAAGGAATAGCTTATTTGCATCATGATTGTTGCCCTCCCATCATTCACAGGGATATAAAGTCTAGCAACATTTTACTTGATGGAGATTATGAGTCGAAAATCGCGGATTTTGGAGTTGCAAAAGTTGCTGACAAGGGATATGAATGGAGCTGTGTTGCTGGGACTCATGGCTACATGGCGCCTGGTGAGTTTTCTGAAGTTTTAAATTAACCatcactttgttttttttttacgtttttacTTCAAactgaatttttatttgttgtgaTTATCATGTGATGTGATGACTATAGAGCTTGCTTACTCCTTCAAGGCGACTGAGAAGAGCGATGTGTACAGCTTTGGCGTGGTTCTTCTAGAGTTAGCGACCGGTTTTCGACCAGTGGAAGACGAGTTTGGAGAGGGCAAGGACATCGTTGACTATGTGTTCTTTAAGATTCAACAAGATGGGAGGAACCTTCGGAACGTCTTGGACAAGCAAGTTTTGTCAACTTACGTAGAAGAAAGCATGATTAAGGTTCTGAAAATGGGTCTTCTCTGCACTACAAAGCTTCCGAGTCTTAGACCAAGCATGAGAGATGTCGTGAGAAAGCTTGAGGACGCTGATCCATGCGTCTCCAATTCTCTAGACAGAACCGGAAAGATTACAGTATAGGTTAATGAGTCGAGTTAAGTTGATTACCTGTTTTGGTGAGACTAGTCACAAAAGTGTCGGTTTGTTCACAACTACGAGAGACTAGTTCTACGTTTCTATTAAATTTGCAGCGAAAAGTCGAGAGTTATATATCcagtaaacataaaaaaaagctAAATAAATACAAAGTTTACTGTAAACCAGGTTCTTGTCAAGCAATCTCGTAAACACAATGATATGAGCCCCTTTTGCGTGAGAAAGACCACAAGCTTCCTCTCAATCCTAAGCTTTGTTTTA comes from the Brassica napus cultivar Da-Ae chromosome A7, Da-Ae, whole genome shotgun sequence genome and includes:
- the LOC106354198 gene encoding receptor protein-tyrosine kinase CEPR2-like: MTRTPDIRRGILATVAITILLSLFPPNVVATVEKQALFRFKNRLNDPHDVLRSWKPSDSPCNFHGVTCNPLSGEVTGISLENANLSGSISPAISSLSKLSTLSLPFNLISGGIPPEILNCTNLRVLNLTTNRLSGAIPDFSPLKNLEVLDVSVNFLTGEFQSWVGNLTRLVSLGLGNNNYEQGEIPKSLGALKELAWLYLARSNLTGTIPDSIFDLISLDTFDIARNSISGEFPVSITRLANLTKIELYENRLTGEIPPQIKNLTRLRELDVSMNQLSGALPRELGALEELRVFHCHQNNFTGDFPSGFGEMRFLSSLSIYRNNFSGNFPANTGRFSPLDTVDISENMFTGPFPRFLCQNNKLLFLLALENDFSGEIPGTYAGCKSLLRLRINQNRFTGHVPEGFWSLPLAKMIDLSDNRLTGEISPQIGLSTELSQLILQNNRFSGKIPAEVGKLTNIERIYLSNNSFSGEIPTEIGGLKQLSSLHLENNSLTGSIPVGLTNCVRLVDLNLAENSLTGEIPNGLSQIGSLNSLDLSGNDLTGEIPASLVKLKLSFIDLSENQLSGRIPPDLLAVGGTMAFSRNEKLCVDDHDVKESEKHVLSLCTGDQHVHKSRSLDGTLLFLSLAIALVVLVTGLFSLRYRLVKIREENKDINKADAKWKIASFHQMELDAEEICRLEEDHVIGAGSAGKVYRVDLKKGGGTVAVKWLRRGGEEESNETEVSVSEMEILGKIRHRNVLKLYACLVGRGSSYLVFEFMENGNLYQALRRSIKGGLPELDWHKRYKIAVGASKGIAYLHHDCCPPIIHRDIKSSNILLDGDYESKIADFGVAKVADKGYEWSCVAGTHGYMAPELAYSFKATEKSDVYSFGVVLLELATGFRPVEDEFGEGKDIVDYVFFKIQQDGRNLRNVLDKQVLSTYVEESMIKVLKMGLLCTTKLPSLRPSMRDVVRKLEDADPCVSNSLDRTGKITV